A window from Deltaproteobacteria bacterium encodes these proteins:
- a CDS encoding transglycosylase domain-containing protein encodes MQTGSLHLDFSDFERRKPVRKVGLGRALKVGLLILGIGLAALFTVNVAVRYRALPEFAAVRLSHKPSDQWLVDRQGRALESIRTGQDQRSLDWVKLDEVSAGFLDLLILAEDRRFHHHFGVDPLALLSAAWSGTKGDFNRGASTITMQMVKSVSEGQQSVPGWSSYFSNQRIVKKLSQLASATALELKWSKDEILEAYINRVSFRGEVVGLRAASHGFFSKSPLALNLPESAILVSLIRSPNAPKLKVGRRACAMLGVEHCQDVQLLLDDSLDRPFKIVRERRLVPVVSNRFMAGNFQPAVSGPRSLSVIETTLDYQIQKLAMDLLKEQLNELRHQNVGDGAVLVLETRTGKPLAYVANGGPDASTAVQVDGIQSRRQLGSTIKPFVYAEAFELDVLATTTLLMDSPENVAVGSGQVYQPRNYDYQFRGAVGAAEALASSLNVPAVRTLDLVGERRVVERLKVLGFEKLMTEDMYGPSLALGTVDATLWELAQGYRHFSLYSGSAIYSENTKRKLFESLSVPENRRFTFGIHSLLQLPFPAAVKTGTSKDMRDNWCVGYTSEYTVAVWVGNFNGDPMWNVSGISGAAPLWRSLMLGLHKDRLPEDPRMYYLTPERPLVRRSIARIQYPVKDMLIGLDPDIPKESQLVPLRAEGASRDMNFYVNGLKLGSASETRFWMPKKGRHKIELRGPKVGSGKNQTVDEVSFVVR; translated from the coding sequence TTGCAGACTGGTTCATTGCACCTTGATTTTTCAGATTTTGAACGTCGCAAACCCGTTCGTAAGGTCGGGCTTGGTCGTGCTTTAAAGGTCGGACTTCTAATTTTAGGTATCGGACTGGCGGCGCTGTTTACGGTCAACGTCGCCGTTCGGTATCGCGCTCTCCCTGAGTTTGCTGCGGTTCGCTTAAGCCACAAGCCATCCGATCAATGGCTTGTGGATCGACAGGGGCGGGCCCTGGAATCCATTCGCACCGGCCAAGATCAACGAAGTCTTGACTGGGTCAAGCTCGACGAAGTATCCGCCGGGTTTTTAGACCTGTTGATACTCGCGGAAGATCGCCGCTTTCACCATCATTTCGGTGTCGATCCCTTGGCACTTCTCTCTGCGGCGTGGTCCGGGACGAAGGGTGATTTTAACCGGGGCGCAAGTACGATTACCATGCAGATGGTAAAGTCTGTATCTGAAGGGCAGCAATCCGTCCCTGGATGGTCGTCCTATTTTTCAAACCAGAGAATTGTGAAAAAGCTTTCGCAACTTGCGAGTGCCACAGCGCTTGAATTGAAGTGGTCCAAAGACGAAATTCTTGAGGCCTATATCAATCGTGTGTCGTTTCGTGGCGAGGTCGTAGGTTTAAGGGCGGCCAGTCACGGATTTTTTTCGAAATCACCTTTGGCGCTGAACTTGCCGGAATCTGCAATATTGGTATCTCTGATCCGCTCTCCCAATGCTCCCAAATTGAAGGTTGGGCGACGAGCATGTGCGATGCTCGGTGTGGAGCATTGTCAGGATGTGCAACTGCTGTTGGATGATTCGCTGGATCGTCCATTTAAAATAGTTCGAGAACGCCGCCTGGTTCCCGTTGTATCAAATCGTTTTATGGCTGGAAATTTTCAGCCGGCAGTTTCAGGTCCGCGCTCTTTGTCGGTCATCGAAACGACGCTTGATTATCAGATCCAAAAGTTGGCGATGGATTTGCTGAAAGAACAGCTGAACGAACTCCGCCATCAAAATGTTGGGGATGGGGCGGTTCTTGTTTTAGAGACACGCACCGGTAAGCCACTTGCCTATGTCGCAAACGGTGGCCCCGATGCTTCGACTGCTGTGCAAGTTGACGGCATTCAAAGTCGACGGCAACTGGGGTCGACAATCAAACCGTTCGTTTATGCTGAAGCATTTGAACTCGATGTCCTCGCGACCACAACGCTTTTGATGGATTCTCCGGAAAATGTTGCTGTAGGCAGTGGCCAAGTTTACCAACCCCGGAACTACGACTACCAGTTTCGCGGTGCGGTTGGCGCTGCCGAGGCACTTGCTTCGAGCCTCAATGTTCCCGCCGTCCGTACGTTGGATCTCGTCGGTGAACGTCGTGTGGTCGAAAGACTAAAGGTTCTTGGTTTTGAAAAGTTGATGACAGAGGATATGTATGGGCCGAGCTTAGCACTTGGAACTGTGGACGCGACACTGTGGGAACTTGCTCAAGGTTATCGACATTTTTCTTTGTACAGCGGTTCCGCCATTTATTCTGAAAACACCAAGCGCAAGCTATTCGAAAGTCTTTCGGTTCCCGAAAATCGTCGCTTCACATTTGGAATTCATTCGCTTTTGCAGTTGCCATTTCCGGCTGCCGTAAAAACCGGAACCAGCAAAGACATGCGGGACAATTGGTGTGTCGGCTATACAAGCGAGTACACGGTTGCAGTTTGGGTGGGAAACTTTAACGGCGATCCAATGTGGAATGTAAGTGGGATCTCAGGTGCTGCGCCCTTGTGGCGAAGCCTTATGCTGGGTCTACATAAAGATCGTTTGCCGGAAGATCCAAGGATGTATTATCTCACACCCGAGAGACCGCTTGTGAGGCGATCAATTGCTAGAATTCAGTATCCGGTGAAAGACATGCTGATCGGACTTGATCCAGACATTCCCAAAGAATCGCAACTTGTTCCGTTGCGTGCCGAGGGAGCAAGTCGCGATATGAATTTTTACGTGAACGGCCTCAAGCTTGGCTCGGCATCAGAAACGCGATTTTGGATGCCGAAAAAGGGTCGGCATAAAATTGAGCTTCGTGGACCGAAAGTGGGAAGCGGAAAAAATCAAACCGTCGACGAAGTCAGTTTTGTCGTTCGATAG